Part of the Deltaproteobacteria bacterium genome, GCCAGTGTGGGACATCGCGCGGTCGCGGGAAGAATCGTTCGTTTCGGACGTGCGGCCGTTCAAAGAATTTCACGCGCGCTTGCCGAATATTTCCGGCAAGGTCGGGTTGGTGGGGCGCGAGGCGATGCATGTCGATTTGCACGACGAGATCGTCAAAGCGCTCAAGCAGACGCCGGTCAACGCCAAAGACATCATCGAGAGCATGGCGCGTTGCAAAGGGCCGTTCGAGCTGGAGCGTATGCGGCGCGCGGCGGCGATCGCTGATGCCGGCGTGCATGCTTTGCACGAAGACGCGCGGCCGGGCTTGAAAGAATACGAGCTTGCCGCCATCGTCGAATACAAAATGCGTTCGCTCGGCGCCGAGGATAATTTCGGCATGGTGGTCGCCAACAGTCACAACCAAGCGCTCCATCCGCCCACCGACCGTGTCGTACAATCCGGCGACATCATCATCGGCGAGATCACGCCATGCATCGGCGGGCTGTTCGTGCAGATCTGCCGCACGGTGGTGCTCGGTGAGCCGGCGCCGGTGGTACGCGAGAAATACGCGATCCTCCACAAAGCGATGGGCTTGGGCATGGAAGCCGCGCAGACCGGCGCGCCGGCCAGCGCGGTCGCCAAAGCGATCAACGGGACGTTCATCGAATATGGCTACGAACAATATTGCCGCCCGCCGTTCATGCGCGTGCGCGGACATGGACTGGGCTGCGGCGCCTTCGCACCGGGCAGCTTGGAAGACGACAATAAGACTAAGCTGGAAGAGGGTATGACCTTCATCATTCATCCCAACCAATATTTTCCCGAGACCGGTTATCTGACGCTGGGCGATACGGTGGTGATGACCGAGACCAAAGCCGAGTCGTTGATGAAGTCTTCTTGGGAAATCTACATCAAAGACTAGCCAAACATATTTGAAAATTTGGGATCACAAAATTCGAAGCACGAAAGCGGCCCCGCGGACCGAAACAAATTCAAATGACCAAAAAACTAAATGTTCCAAACAACTCTGATTCGGATTCCTCGTTTTGGATTTTCCGTAGTTTGGATTATTTTGGCCGCGTTTGTTTCGGTCCGCGGGGCTTCTTTCGTGCTTCGGATTTCGAATTTATTTCGCAGGCGTACTGGCGCGGTAAATTCGTTGAAGTCGTAAATAGGATTCGTAATTGATGAGGCAAAGATGATATTCGGACGACACTCAGTATTAAAAAGAGGCTGTTCTACTTGGGATCCTGAGCTGGTGCCGCAGGCGGAGTTCCAGGCGCGGCTCGATCGGCTGCGCCAAGATATGGCGCTGCTGAATTTGGACGCGCTGGTGATTTACGGCGACAATTACTCTTTTGGCGATCTCTGTTATCTGACCAATTACTTTCCCAAGGTGCGCGGCGGTATCGCGGTGGTGCCGCGGGACGGCGCGATTTCCTTGCTCATCAACATCGGCAGCCGCGATGTGCCGTTCGCCAAGACGCTCACTTGGGTCGAAGACGTGCGTGCGTCGAACCTGGTCGGCGCCGACGGCGCCAAGCTGATAAAAGAGAAGGGGTTGGAAAAAGCGCGGCTCGGCTTGGTCGACTCCGGCCAGGGCTTTCCGCTGCCGCAGCTCGAAGATATGAAATACGCGCTGCCCGAAGCGGCCTGGGGAAATATGCCTTCATTGTTGCAACCGATCCGCTTGCACAAAGGCACGCGCGAGATCGCGGCGATGGCGCAGGCCGGTCGATTACTTAAAGAAGTTTGCGACGGCGCTAGTCAATTCATCAAGCCTGGACGAAAAGAATATGAGATCGTCGCCGACATCGACCGCTTGGCGCGCGACAAAGGCGCCGAAGACATTCGCATTCTCGCCGGCGCGCAGCGTTTGAATCCGCCGAGCTTCAAGCAAGCGGCGAGCATCGGTTCGCACTGGGCGGTTTATCTCGCCGTGCAGCATGAGCGCTATTGGGCCGAAGCGGGGCGGACTTATTTTTTGTCCGCCGATGACAAACTTCGCAGCACTTACACGCGCGCTCAGGAAATCGTCGCGGCGATGGCGAAGCAATTGAAGCCGAAGCGCGCCACCGCGGATATCGACGACATCGCGCGCCGTGAGCTAGGCGAGTTCTACGCCGCGGCGTCGGTCTACGGTCTCGCCAACGGCATCGGCCTTAATCAGTGGGAAGCGCCGTTCTTGAGCGAAGACGACGCCCAGCAAGTCGGCGCGTTGTCGGTGGGTGCAACGACGCTCGATGAAAACATGACGCTGGCGCTGCGCGTGGCGATTGAAAGCGAAGGGCAGATTGTTCTTTACGGCGATAGTTTTCAGGTGACGGCGGGCGGGGCGAAGTCGCTGGTGGGAAGTTAAATTTCAATCTGACGGGCGAGTCTTTTCTTCGATTCCTTCCCCCTCGACGGGGGAAGGTTAGGATAGGGGTGCTGCGCACGCCATGAGATTATTGGGCACCCCTTCCTCAGTCCTTCCCCGTCGAGGGGAAGGAAGTAA contains:
- a CDS encoding aminopeptidase P family protein codes for the protein MDQRAEFDKRLTQVRQAMRDKGLQTLLVHDSGRHNFLRMNYVAYLTDFISVGPETMLVISIDDAPVLYLAPVWDIARSREESFVSDVRPFKEFHARLPNISGKVGLVGREAMHVDLHDEIVKALKQTPVNAKDIIESMARCKGPFELERMRRAAAIADAGVHALHEDARPGLKEYELAAIVEYKMRSLGAEDNFGMVVANSHNQALHPPTDRVVQSGDIIIGEITPCIGGLFVQICRTVVLGEPAPVVREKYAILHKAMGLGMEAAQTGAPASAVAKAINGTFIEYGYEQYCRPPFMRVRGHGLGCGAFAPGSLEDDNKTKLEEGMTFIIHPNQYFPETGYLTLGDTVVMTETKAESLMKSSWEIYIKD
- a CDS encoding aminopeptidase P family protein codes for the protein MIFGRHSVLKRGCSTWDPELVPQAEFQARLDRLRQDMALLNLDALVIYGDNYSFGDLCYLTNYFPKVRGGIAVVPRDGAISLLINIGSRDVPFAKTLTWVEDVRASNLVGADGAKLIKEKGLEKARLGLVDSGQGFPLPQLEDMKYALPEAAWGNMPSLLQPIRLHKGTREIAAMAQAGRLLKEVCDGASQFIKPGRKEYEIVADIDRLARDKGAEDIRILAGAQRLNPPSFKQAASIGSHWAVYLAVQHERYWAEAGRTYFLSADDKLRSTYTRAQEIVAAMAKQLKPKRATADIDDIARRELGEFYAAASVYGLANGIGLNQWEAPFLSEDDAQQVGALSVGATTLDENMTLALRVAIESEGQIVLYGDSFQVTAGGAKSLVGS